In the Streptomyces formicae genome, one interval contains:
- a CDS encoding phage holin family protein: MSSPDGPVGAERSLGQLVATATGEMSALVHDEIALAKAQLRQDVKRGAVGGAAFAAAGAVLIFSLPMLSFALAYGIRTWSGWNMAICFVLSFAANVLVAGLLALIGVVFAKKAKKGKGPQKVAASAKETAAVLGNVKPHPRAVSPTSAVEVRVGETGATVARSSS, translated from the coding sequence ATGAGCTCACCCGACGGACCCGTCGGCGCCGAGCGCAGCCTCGGCCAACTGGTCGCCACGGCGACCGGCGAGATGTCCGCGCTGGTGCACGACGAGATCGCACTGGCCAAGGCCCAGCTGCGGCAGGACGTCAAGCGCGGTGCGGTGGGCGGCGCCGCGTTCGCCGCCGCGGGCGCGGTCCTCATCTTCTCGCTGCCGATGCTGAGCTTCGCGCTCGCCTACGGCATCCGCACCTGGAGCGGATGGAACATGGCGATCTGCTTCGTCCTTTCCTTCGCCGCCAACGTGCTGGTGGCCGGGCTGCTCGCGCTGATCGGCGTCGTCTTCGCGAAGAAGGCCAAGAAGGGCAAGGGCCCGCAGAAGGTCGCCGCTTCGGCCAAGGAGACGGCTGCCGTACTGGGGAACGTCAAGCCGCACCCCCGCGCGGTGAGCCCCACGAGTGCCGTCGAGGTTCGAGTCGGTGAGACGGGGGCGACTGTGGCACGCTCGTCCTCATGA
- a CDS encoding RidA family protein, with the protein MSGAVEARIAELGLTLPEVVPPLASYQPAVQSGVYVYTAGQLPMVEGKLAVTGKVGAEVTPEEAKDLARVCALNALAAVKSVAGDLDRIARVVKVVGFVASAPDFTGQPGVINGASELLGEVLGDKGVHARSAVGVAVLPLDAPVEVEFQVELTEA; encoded by the coding sequence ATGAGCGGGGCCGTCGAGGCGCGCATCGCCGAGCTCGGCCTGACGCTGCCCGAGGTCGTGCCGCCGCTGGCCTCGTACCAGCCGGCCGTCCAGTCCGGCGTGTACGTCTACACCGCGGGCCAGCTCCCGATGGTGGAGGGCAAGCTCGCCGTGACCGGCAAGGTCGGCGCCGAGGTCACCCCCGAGGAGGCCAAGGACCTGGCCCGCGTCTGCGCGCTCAACGCGCTGGCCGCGGTCAAGTCGGTCGCCGGTGACCTGGACCGCATCGCGCGCGTCGTGAAGGTCGTCGGCTTCGTCGCCTCCGCCCCCGACTTCACGGGGCAGCCCGGCGTCATCAACGGCGCCAGCGAGCTCCTCGGCGAGGTTCTCGGCGACAAGGGCGTGCACGCGCGCAGTGCCGTCGGTGTCGCGGTGCTGCCGCTCGACGCTCCGGTCGAGGTCGAGTTCCAGGTGGAGCTGACGGAGGCGTAG
- a CDS encoding nucleotidyltransferase domain-containing protein, with the protein MNTSAVTGHGPGLDPQGYIAREGSLGQVQAEFRPVVAAARDRVLAVFGTRLDSAYLYGSIPRGTARPGRSDLDLLIALREEPTDADRAEVEALGAALDEEFEQIDGVGALLESRQRLLSEAETYDLGWFVACLCTPLLGEDLAEFLPRYRPDSLLARETNGDLALFLPRWRERVAAAADDDELRALCRSFARHLVRTACTLVMPRWNGWSSDLTEMAEVFAQYYPEWGGRLRDAAALAYEPVADRAVLASYTEELGPWLAAEYASVHGTKTPREGGRNDRFGQ; encoded by the coding sequence ATGAACACCAGTGCCGTCACCGGACACGGTCCCGGGCTCGATCCGCAGGGCTACATCGCGCGGGAGGGCTCTCTCGGGCAGGTGCAGGCGGAGTTCCGGCCGGTCGTCGCCGCCGCGCGCGACCGGGTGCTCGCGGTGTTCGGGACGCGCCTCGACAGCGCCTACCTCTACGGCTCGATCCCGCGCGGCACCGCGCGGCCCGGCCGTTCCGACCTCGATCTGCTGATCGCCCTGCGCGAGGAGCCGACGGACGCCGACCGGGCCGAAGTCGAAGCCCTCGGGGCCGCCCTCGACGAGGAGTTCGAGCAGATCGACGGGGTCGGCGCCCTCCTGGAGAGCAGGCAGCGGCTGCTGAGCGAGGCGGAGACGTACGACCTCGGCTGGTTCGTCGCCTGCCTCTGCACGCCGCTGCTCGGCGAGGACCTGGCCGAGTTCCTGCCGCGCTACCGGCCCGACAGCCTGCTCGCCCGCGAGACCAACGGCGATCTGGCGCTCTTCCTGCCCCGCTGGCGCGAGCGGGTCGCGGCCGCGGCGGACGACGACGAGCTGCGCGCGCTCTGCCGGTCCTTCGCACGCCACCTCGTCCGCACCGCCTGCACGCTCGTCATGCCGCGGTGGAACGGCTGGAGCAGCGATCTGACCGAGATGGCCGAGGTGTTCGCGCAGTACTACCCCGAGTGGGGCGGGCGGCTGCGGGACGCCGCGGCCCTCGCGTACGAGCCCGTCGCGGACCGGGCCGTCCTCGCCTCGTACACCGAGGAGCTCGGGCCCTGGCTGGCCGCCGAGTACGCCTCAGTCCACGGCACCAAGACGCCCCGCGAGGGCGGCAGGAACGACCGGTTCGGCCAGTAG
- a CDS encoding MarP family serine protease → MNVLDVLLLLAAVWFAVVGYRQGFVVGILSVIGFLGGGLVAVYLLPIVWDALTDDDAAAVGTTAAVVAVVIVIVCASIGQAFTTHLGNKLRRYITWQPARALDATGGALVNVVAMLLVAWLIGSALAGTTLPTLGKEVRNSKVLLGVSRALPGQADTWFNDFSSVLAQNGFPQVFSPFSNEPIKDVQPPDPKLAKSKVATTAKRSIVKVRGEARGCGKVLEGTGFVFADRRVMTNAHVVGGVDEPTVQIGDTGQTYDAKVVLYDWERDIAVLDVPTLKAPPLQFTSKDATSGAGAIVAGFPEDGPYDVRPARVRGRITAKGPDIYHRGTVRRDVYSLYATVRQGNSGGPLLTPDGKVYGVVFAKSLDDPDTGYALTADEVRGDIERGRTANQEVDSQGCAL, encoded by the coding sequence GTGAACGTGCTGGACGTCCTGCTGCTGCTCGCAGCCGTGTGGTTCGCGGTCGTGGGCTATCGCCAGGGCTTCGTGGTCGGCATCCTCTCGGTGATCGGATTCCTCGGCGGCGGCCTCGTCGCCGTCTATCTGCTGCCGATCGTCTGGGACGCGCTCACGGACGACGACGCGGCAGCGGTGGGGACGACCGCGGCGGTGGTGGCCGTCGTCATCGTGATCGTCTGCGCCTCGATCGGCCAGGCATTCACCACCCACCTCGGCAACAAGCTGCGCAGATACATCACCTGGCAGCCCGCCCGCGCCCTGGACGCCACGGGCGGCGCTCTGGTGAACGTGGTGGCGATGCTCCTGGTCGCCTGGCTGATCGGCTCGGCCCTCGCGGGCACGACGCTGCCGACGCTCGGCAAGGAAGTGCGCAACTCGAAGGTCCTGCTGGGTGTTTCGCGCGCGCTGCCTGGCCAGGCGGACACCTGGTTCAACGACTTCTCCTCGGTCCTCGCGCAGAACGGCTTCCCGCAGGTCTTCAGCCCGTTCTCGAACGAGCCCATCAAGGACGTCCAGCCGCCGGACCCCAAGCTCGCCAAGAGCAAGGTCGCCACGACCGCCAAGCGCTCCATCGTGAAGGTCCGCGGTGAGGCCCGCGGCTGCGGCAAGGTCCTCGAAGGCACCGGCTTCGTCTTCGCGGACCGCCGCGTGATGACGAACGCGCACGTGGTCGGCGGCGTGGACGAGCCGACCGTCCAGATAGGCGATACGGGCCAGACGTACGACGCGAAGGTCGTCCTCTACGACTGGGAGCGCGACATCGCCGTACTGGACGTGCCCACGCTGAAGGCACCGCCCCTGCAGTTCACGTCCAAGGACGCGACCAGCGGCGCGGGAGCCATCGTCGCGGGCTTCCCCGAGGACGGCCCCTACGACGTCCGCCCCGCGCGCGTGCGCGGTCGCATCACGGCCAAGGGCCCGGACATCTACCACCGGGGCACCGTGCGCCGCGACGTGTACTCGCTCTACGCGACCGTCCGCCAGGGCAACTCGGGCGGCCCGCTGCTCACGCCCGACGGCAAGGTCTACGGCGTGGTCTTCGCGAAGTCCCTCGACGACCCGGACACGGGGTACGCGCTGACGGCGGACGAGGTCCGCGGGGACATCGAGCGGGGCCGCACCGCCAACCAGGAGGTCGACAGCCAGGGCTGCGCGCTCTAG
- a CDS encoding alpha/beta fold hydrolase translates to MTDPAAHPAQPPASVVRVEGPWTHRDVAANGARFHIAEMGDGPLVLLLHGFPQFWWSWRHQLVALADAGFRAVAMDLRGVGGSDRTPRGYDPANLALDITGVVRSLGEPDAALVGHDLGGYLAWTAAVMRPKLVRRLAVSSMPHPRRWRSAMLSDRRQTAAGSYVWGFQRPWLPERQLVADDGALVGRLVRDWSGPRLPDDETVDTYRRAMCIPSTAHCSIEPYRWMVRSMARPDGIQFNRRMKRPVRVPTLHLHGSLDPVMRTRSAAGSGEYVEAPYRWRLFDGLGHFPHEEDPVAFSTELVNWLKDPEPDR, encoded by the coding sequence ATGACGGACCCTGCCGCCCATCCGGCCCAACCGCCCGCCTCGGTCGTACGCGTCGAGGGGCCCTGGACCCACCGGGACGTGGCGGCCAACGGAGCGCGCTTCCACATCGCCGAGATGGGGGACGGGCCGCTGGTCCTCCTCCTGCACGGCTTCCCGCAGTTCTGGTGGAGCTGGCGGCACCAGCTGGTGGCGCTCGCCGACGCGGGCTTCCGGGCCGTCGCGATGGACCTGCGGGGCGTGGGCGGCAGCGACCGCACCCCGCGCGGCTACGACCCGGCGAACCTCGCGCTCGACATCACGGGCGTCGTACGGTCCCTCGGTGAGCCCGACGCCGCGCTCGTCGGCCACGACCTGGGCGGATACCTCGCCTGGACGGCGGCCGTGATGCGGCCAAAGCTGGTGCGCCGCCTCGCCGTCTCCTCGATGCCGCACCCGCGGCGCTGGCGCTCGGCGATGCTCTCCGACCGCAGGCAGACCGCCGCCGGGTCGTACGTCTGGGGCTTCCAGCGCCCGTGGCTGCCCGAGCGTCAACTGGTCGCCGACGACGGCGCCCTGGTGGGCCGTCTGGTCCGCGACTGGTCAGGGCCCCGGCTGCCGGACGACGAGACGGTGGACACCTACCGGCGGGCCATGTGCATCCCCTCGACGGCCCACTGTTCGATCGAGCCGTACCGCTGGATGGTGCGGTCGATGGCCCGGCCCGACGGAATCCAGTTCAACCGCCGCATGAAGCGCCCGGTGCGGGTGCCGACGCTGCATCTGCACGGGTCGCTCGATCCCGTGATGCGTACGAGGAGCGCGGCGGGGTCCGGCGAGTACGTCGAAGCCCCTTACCGCTGGCGCCTGTTCGACGGCCTCGGGCACTTTCCGCACGAGGAGGACCCGGTGGCGTTCTCCACGGAGCTGGTGAACTGGCTGAAGGACCCCGAGCCGGACCGTTAG
- the nth gene encoding endonuclease III, giving the protein MAAASHDSAVGEHASSAPGKATNRTALGRSKALTVKKTTPAKKTAAAPAKKSATSAKKTAAKKSAATKAAATKAVVKKAAVTKAAATKAVAKKTAVTKAAAKKTATAKPAPTKPAPTKPPTKKPPTKPESHTALVRRARRINRELAEVYSYAHPELDFENPFELLVATVLSAQTTDLRVNQTTPRLFAAYPTPEDLAAAVPEEVEELIRPTGFFRAKTKSIMGLSKALRDDFGGEVPGRVEDLVKLPGVGRKTAFVVLGNAFGVPGITVDTHFGRLVRRWKWTEETDPEKVETAVAALFPKSEWTMLSHRVIFHGRRICHSRKPACGACPIAELCPSYGEGETDPEKAKKLLKYEMGGLPGQRLKPPPDYPGRPAPPLAEG; this is encoded by the coding sequence ATGGCGGCCGCGTCCCATGATTCCGCTGTGGGCGAACATGCGTCCAGCGCGCCCGGCAAAGCGACAAATCGGACAGCCCTCGGACGATCTAAGGCACTCACGGTGAAGAAGACGACGCCAGCGAAGAAGACGGCGGCGGCCCCGGCGAAGAAGTCCGCGACCTCCGCGAAGAAGACGGCAGCCAAGAAATCGGCAGCTACGAAGGCGGCAGCCACGAAGGCGGTCGTCAAGAAGGCGGCGGTCACGAAGGCGGCAGCCACGAAGGCGGTAGCCAAGAAGACGGCGGTCACGAAGGCGGCAGCCAAAAAAACCGCCACCGCGAAGCCCGCCCCCACGAAGCCCGCCCCCACGAAGCCCCCCACCAAGAAGCCCCCCACCAAGCCCGAGTCCCACACCGCCCTGGTCCGCCGTGCCCGCCGGATCAACCGCGAGCTCGCCGAGGTCTATTCGTACGCCCACCCGGAGCTGGACTTCGAGAACCCCTTCGAGCTCCTGGTGGCCACGGTCCTCTCCGCGCAGACCACCGACCTGCGCGTGAACCAGACGACGCCGCGCCTGTTCGCCGCGTACCCGACTCCGGAGGACCTGGCCGCCGCCGTCCCCGAGGAGGTCGAGGAGCTCATCAGGCCGACCGGCTTCTTCCGGGCCAAGACCAAGTCGATCATGGGCCTGTCGAAGGCCCTGCGGGACGACTTCGGGGGAGAGGTCCCCGGCCGCGTGGAGGACCTCGTCAAGCTCCCCGGCGTGGGCCGCAAGACCGCCTTCGTCGTCCTCGGCAACGCCTTCGGAGTCCCCGGCATCACCGTGGACACCCACTTCGGACGGCTGGTGCGCCGTTGGAAGTGGACCGAGGAGACGGACCCGGAGAAGGTGGAGACGGCCGTCGCCGCGCTCTTCCCGAAGAGCGAGTGGACGATGCTCTCGCACCGCGTGATCTTCCACGGCCGCCGCATCTGCCACTCCCGCAAGCCCGCCTGCGGCGCCTGCCCGATCGCCGAGCTCTGCCCGTCGTACGGAGAGGGCGAGACCGACCCGGAGAAGGCGAAGAAGCTCCTGAAGTACGAGATGGGCGGGCTGCCCGGCCAGCGCCTCAAGCCGCCGCCGGACTACCCGGGAAGGCCCGCGCCGCCGCTGGCCGAGGGGTGA
- a CDS encoding MBL fold metallo-hydrolase: MTEAAALPGQPRGGVLSGPATDRAVNVLAPNASAMTLDGTNTWIVAEPDSPLAVVIDPGPLDDAHLSRVVETAEKAGKRVALTLLTHGHPDHAEGAARFAELTRTHVRALDPALRLGDEGLAAGDVITTGGLEMRVVPTPGHTADSLCFHLPADRAVLTGDTVLGRGTTVVAHPDGRLGDYLDSLRRLRSLTVDDGVHTVLPGHGPVLEDAQGAVEFYLAHRAHRLAQVETAVENGHTAPSDVVAHVYADVDRSLWPAAELSVRAQLEYLREHGLI, translated from the coding sequence ATGACCGAAGCCGCCGCCCTCCCCGGCCAGCCCCGTGGCGGAGTCCTCAGCGGCCCCGCCACCGACCGCGCCGTCAACGTGCTCGCGCCCAACGCCTCCGCGATGACCCTGGACGGCACCAACACCTGGATCGTCGCCGAGCCGGACTCGCCCCTGGCGGTCGTCATCGACCCCGGGCCACTGGACGACGCCCACCTGAGCCGGGTCGTCGAGACCGCCGAGAAGGCCGGGAAGCGCGTCGCGCTGACGCTCCTGACCCACGGTCACCCGGACCACGCGGAGGGCGCCGCCCGCTTCGCCGAACTGACCCGTACGCACGTGCGGGCCCTCGACCCCGCCCTGCGCCTGGGCGACGAGGGCCTGGCCGCCGGTGACGTGATCACCACGGGCGGCCTGGAGATGCGCGTGGTCCCCACGCCGGGCCACACCGCGGACTCGCTCTGCTTCCATCTCCCCGCCGACAGGGCGGTCCTGACGGGTGACACGGTGCTCGGCCGCGGCACGACGGTCGTGGCGCACCCTGACGGCCGTCTGGGCGACTATCTGGACTCGCTGCGCCGTCTGAGGTCACTGACGGTCGACGACGGCGTCCACACCGTCCTGCCGGGCCACGGACCCGTGCTCGAAGACGCCCAGGGCGCCGTCGAGTTCTACCTCGCGCACCGCGCCCACCGGCTGGCCCAGGTGGAGACGGCCGTGGAGAACGGCCATACGGCCCCCTCCGACGTCGTCGCGCACGTGTACGCCGACGTGGACCGCTCCCTGTGGCCCGCCGCCGAGCTCTCCGTACGCGCGCAGCTGGAGTACCTCCGGGAGCATGGCTTGATCTAG
- a CDS encoding NUDIX hydrolase has product MANGQWYPPEWPDRIRALASGELIPATPRRAATVMLLRGSAERGAPEVHMLRRRASMAFAGGAYAYPGGGVDPRDDDRLVRWAGPTRASWAARLGVDGEAEAQAIVCAAVRETYEEAGVLLAGPTPDTVVGDTTGDDWEADREALVARDVSFAEFLDRRGLVLRSDLLGAWARWITPEFEPRRYDTFFFVAALPTGQRTRNASTEADRTVWIRPTEAAARYDKGELLMMPPTISTLRALSPHRSPADALAAAPEQDMTPVLARARVEDGELVLSWPGHDEFTKRVSPESGS; this is encoded by the coding sequence ATGGCAAATGGGCAGTGGTATCCCCCGGAGTGGCCCGACCGCATCCGCGCCCTGGCGAGCGGCGAGCTGATTCCGGCGACCCCTCGCCGGGCCGCGACCGTCATGCTGCTCAGGGGCAGTGCGGAGCGCGGCGCCCCTGAAGTACACATGCTGCGCAGACGCGCCTCCATGGCCTTCGCCGGAGGCGCGTACGCGTATCCGGGCGGCGGTGTCGACCCGCGCGACGACGACCGTCTGGTGCGCTGGGCGGGCCCCACGCGCGCGTCCTGGGCGGCCCGCCTCGGCGTCGACGGCGAGGCCGAGGCGCAGGCGATCGTGTGCGCGGCGGTCCGTGAGACGTACGAGGAGGCGGGCGTCCTGCTCGCGGGACCGACCCCGGACACCGTCGTCGGCGACACCACGGGCGACGACTGGGAGGCGGACCGCGAGGCGCTGGTGGCCCGCGACGTCTCCTTCGCCGAGTTCCTCGACCGCAGGGGCCTGGTCCTGCGCAGCGATCTGCTCGGCGCCTGGGCGCGCTGGATCACCCCCGAGTTCGAGCCCCGCCGCTACGACACGTTCTTCTTCGTGGCCGCGCTGCCCACCGGACAGCGCACGCGCAACGCCTCCACGGAGGCGGACCGCACGGTCTGGATCCGCCCGACGGAGGCGGCCGCCCGCTACGACAAGGGCGAACTCCTGATGATGCCGCCCACGATCTCCACGTTGCGTGCCCTGAGCCCCCATCGGAGCCCGGCCGACGCGCTCGCGGCGGCTCCGGAGCAGGACATGACTCCCGTACTGGCACGCGCGCGCGTGGAGGACGGCGAGCTGGTCCTCTCCTGGCCGGGCCACGACGAGTTCACCAAACGGGTCTCTCCGGAGAGCGGCTCGTGA
- a CDS encoding ArsA-related P-loop ATPase: MSRLQVVSGKGGTGKTTVAAALALALATEGKRTLLVEVEGRQGIAQLFETEALPYEERKIAVAPGGGEVYALAIDPELALLDYLQMFYKLGGAGRALKKLGAIDFATTVAPGLRDVLLTGKACEAVRRKDKSGRYAYDCVVMDAPPTGRITRFLNVNDEVAGLAKIGPIHNQAQAVMRVLKSPETAVHLVTLLEEMPVQETADGIAELRAAQLRVGRVIVNMVRPELLDEAELELGLDRTPRTAIAKSLSAAGLGGARKGGAAERLVDPLLGQAAEYAERFALERDQRAVLTGFGKPLHELPLLAGGMDLAGLYELATALRKQGIA, translated from the coding sequence GTGAGCAGGCTCCAGGTCGTCAGTGGCAAGGGCGGTACCGGCAAGACCACGGTGGCCGCGGCCCTCGCGCTCGCCCTCGCGACGGAGGGCAAGCGGACCCTCCTCGTGGAGGTCGAGGGCAGGCAGGGCATCGCGCAGCTCTTCGAGACGGAGGCGCTGCCTTATGAGGAGCGGAAGATCGCCGTCGCTCCCGGGGGCGGGGAGGTGTACGCCCTCGCCATCGATCCCGAGCTCGCGCTGCTCGACTACCTCCAGATGTTCTACAAACTGGGGGGCGCGGGTCGCGCGCTCAAGAAGCTCGGTGCCATCGACTTCGCCACCACCGTCGCGCCGGGGCTGCGGGACGTGCTCCTCACCGGCAAGGCGTGCGAAGCCGTGCGCCGCAAGGACAAGAGCGGGCGGTACGCGTACGACTGCGTCGTGATGGACGCCCCGCCGACGGGCCGCATCACGCGCTTCCTGAACGTGAACGACGAGGTCGCCGGGCTCGCCAAGATCGGGCCCATACACAACCAGGCGCAGGCCGTGATGCGGGTGCTCAAGTCGCCCGAGACGGCCGTGCACTTGGTGACGCTCCTGGAGGAGATGCCCGTCCAGGAGACCGCGGACGGGATCGCCGAGCTGCGGGCCGCGCAACTGCGCGTGGGGCGCGTCATCGTGAACATGGTGCGGCCCGAGCTGCTCGACGAGGCAGAGCTCGAACTCGGCCTCGACCGGACCCCGCGTACGGCCATCGCCAAGTCGCTTTCCGCCGCGGGACTCGGCGGGGCCCGCAAGGGCGGCGCCGCCGAACGGCTCGTCGATCCGCTCCTCGGACAGGCCGCGGAGTACGCCGAGCGGTTCGCCCTGGAGCGCGACCAGCGCGCCGTGCTCACCGGTTTCGGCAAGCCGCTGCACGAACTCCCGCTGCTGGCGGGCGGGATGGACCTCGCGGGCCTGTACGAGCTCGCCACGGCACTGCGGAAGCAAGGGATCGCATGA
- a CDS encoding DUF4177 domain-containing protein — translation MTKWEYATVPLLVHATKQILDTWGEDGWELVQVVPGPNNPEQLVAYLKREKQA, via the coding sequence ATGACCAAGTGGGAATACGCAACCGTGCCGCTGCTCGTCCATGCCACGAAGCAGATTCTGGACACCTGGGGCGAGGACGGCTGGGAGCTGGTCCAGGTCGTGCCCGGGCCGAACAACCCCGAGCAGCTGGTGGCCTATCTGAAGCGCGAGAAGCAGGCATGA
- a CDS encoding Crp/Fnr family transcriptional regulator, whose product MDDVLRRAPLFAALDDEQAAELRGSMSEVTLARGDALFHEGDPGDRLYVVTEGKVKLHRTSPDGRENMLAVLGPGELIGELSLFDPGPRTATASALTEVKLLGLGHGDLQPWLNARPEVASALLRAVARRLRKTNDQMSDLVFSDVPGRVARALLDLSRRFGVQSEEGIHVVHDLTQEELAQLVGASRETVNKALADFAGRGWLRLEARAVILLDVERLAKRSR is encoded by the coding sequence GTGGACGACGTTCTGCGGCGCGCCCCGCTCTTCGCGGCGCTCGATGACGAGCAGGCCGCGGAGCTTCGCGGCTCCATGAGTGAGGTGACGCTCGCGCGCGGAGACGCCCTTTTCCATGAGGGAGACCCCGGAGACCGCCTCTACGTGGTCACCGAGGGCAAGGTGAAGCTTCACCGCACCTCACCCGACGGCCGCGAGAACATGCTCGCGGTGCTCGGCCCCGGCGAGCTCATCGGCGAGCTCTCGCTCTTCGACCCGGGCCCGCGCACGGCCACGGCGTCCGCCCTCACCGAGGTCAAGCTGCTCGGCCTCGGCCACGGCGACCTCCAGCCCTGGCTGAACGCACGCCCCGAGGTGGCTTCCGCGCTGCTGCGCGCCGTCGCCCGGCGCCTGCGCAAGACCAACGACCAGATGTCCGACCTGGTCTTCTCCGACGTGCCTGGCCGAGTGGCCCGCGCGCTCCTCGACCTGTCGCGCCGCTTCGGCGTGCAGTCCGAGGAGGGCATCCACGTCGTGCACGACCTCACGCAGGAAGAGCTCGCCCAGCTGGTCGGCGCCTCCCGCGAGACGGTCAACAAGGCGCTCGCGGACTTCGCCGGGCGTGGCTGGCTGCGGCTGGAGGCCCGCGCGGTGATCCTCCTGGACGTGGAGCGACTCGCCAAGCGCTCGCGCTGA
- a CDS encoding NUDIX hydrolase — MSSGCEEADRGRAGDGLLSTAGLPPWLDPVVRATETIEPHQLSRFLPPESGAGRQSAVLVLFGEGAKGPELLLMERAGSLRSHAGQPSFPGGALDPEDGDPRAEGPLRAALREAEEETGLDPRGVQLFAELPRLFIPVSDFVVTPVLGWWRSPSPVGVVDPNETARVFTVPVADLTDPANRVTSVHPRGHHGPAFLVESALVWGFTAGVIDRLLHFAGWERPWDRSRQVPLDWRA; from the coding sequence ATGAGCAGCGGTTGCGAAGAGGCCGACAGAGGCCGCGCCGGGGACGGACTCCTGAGCACCGCGGGCCTGCCCCCGTGGCTGGACCCGGTCGTCCGCGCCACCGAGACCATCGAGCCGCACCAGCTGAGCCGCTTCCTGCCCCCGGAGAGCGGCGCCGGACGCCAGTCCGCCGTGCTCGTCCTCTTCGGAGAGGGCGCCAAGGGCCCCGAGCTGCTCCTGATGGAGCGCGCGGGCTCCCTCCGCTCGCATGCGGGACAGCCCTCCTTCCCCGGCGGCGCCCTCGACCCCGAGGACGGCGACCCGCGCGCGGAGGGACCGCTGCGCGCGGCTCTGCGCGAGGCCGAGGAGGAGACGGGCCTCGACCCCCGGGGCGTCCAGCTCTTCGCCGAGCTGCCCCGCCTCTTCATCCCCGTGAGCGACTTCGTCGTCACGCCCGTGCTCGGCTGGTGGCGCTCCCCGAGCCCGGTGGGCGTCGTCGACCCGAACGAGACGGCCCGTGTCTTCACGGTCCCCGTGGCCGATCTCACGGATCCGGCGAACCGCGTGACATCGGTCCACCCGAGGGGCCACCACGGCCCCGCCTTCCTCGTCGAGTCCGCTCTGGTCTGGGGTTTCACGGCCGGTGTGATCGATAGACTCCTGCACTTCGCGGGCTGGGAGCGCCCCTGGGACCGCAGCAGGCAGGTCCCGCTCGACTGGCGCGCATGA